A region from the Curtobacterium sp. MCBA15_012 genome encodes:
- a CDS encoding serine hydrolase translates to MTPAQPTPAEPASAQPTPAEPASAQPTPAEPTPAHAALDALVRHVAATGFRAHGLHVRVGDDTVEHRWTPDVREEVHSVAKGVAVLAVGIAADDGLVDVDGPVAATLPALCTGAGTDRVTLRHLLTMTSGVDMPWSPTELTEWPDLAAEFLSRPSRGRVFQYANASTYTAMRVLERHVGDVGAFVSERVFAPLGIADVGWARCARGFVAGGEGIALRTSELARIGRLVRDGGVVDGHRVVAARWCEALHSDWVEREGAGPGYERYAMAGWDGPGQLWRLHGAHGQMLLFDRDAVVTVTADDHAGADAFASAVADVLSARPAATARD, encoded by the coding sequence GTGACCCCCGCGCAGCCGACCCCGGCCGAGCCGGCCTCCGCGCAGCCGACCCCGGCCGAGCCGGCCTCCGCGCAGCCGACCCCGGCCGAGCCGACCCCCGCGCACGCGGCCCTCGACGCCCTCGTCCGGCACGTCGCCGCCACCGGCTTCCGCGCGCACGGTCTGCACGTCCGGGTCGGTGACGACACGGTCGAGCACCGCTGGACCCCGGACGTGCGCGAGGAGGTCCACTCGGTCGCCAAGGGCGTCGCCGTGCTGGCGGTCGGCATCGCGGCCGACGACGGCCTGGTCGACGTGGACGGGCCGGTCGCCGCCACGCTGCCCGCCCTGTGCACCGGCGCGGGCACCGACCGGGTCACCCTCCGGCACCTGCTCACCATGACGAGCGGCGTCGACATGCCGTGGTCGCCGACCGAGTTGACCGAATGGCCGGACCTCGCGGCGGAGTTCCTGTCGCGGCCCTCCCGGGGCCGGGTGTTCCAGTACGCGAACGCGAGCACGTACACGGCGATGCGGGTGCTCGAACGACACGTCGGGGACGTCGGCGCGTTCGTGTCCGAGCGCGTGTTCGCACCGCTCGGCATCGCGGACGTCGGCTGGGCGCGCTGCGCGCGGGGCTTCGTCGCCGGCGGCGAGGGCATCGCCCTGCGCACGTCGGAGCTCGCCCGCATCGGACGCCTGGTGCGGGACGGCGGGGTCGTCGACGGCCACCGGGTCGTCGCGGCGCGCTGGTGCGAGGCGCTGCACTCCGACTGGGTGGAGCGCGAGGGCGCCGGTCCCGGGTACGAGCGGTACGCGATGGCCGGGTGGGACGGCCCCGGGCAGCTCTGGCGGCTGCACGGCGCACACGGCCAGATGCTGCTGTTCGACCGCGACGCCGTGGTCACCGTGACCGCGGACGACCACGCCGGTGCCGACGCGTTCGCGTCGGCCGTCGCCGACGTGCTGTCCGCACGGCCCGCCGCCACCGCGCGGGACTGA